Genomic DNA from Klebsiella variicola:
ACGTTCCAGGCTATGCGTCCTTGTGTCAAATACAGCAATTAAATTTTCTATCGAGTCCGGGATCTTGTCGGCGAAAGCGTTACATGAAGCCAAGAGTAACAGCATCAAAAGAGATTTTTTCATATCAGTAGTCCTTTGCATGGTTAAATGTCTGCCGCCATTTTGCCGCCACGGTCCAAAAAAAAGGGGCTACGCTTTCACGTAACCCCTTGTTTTATTTGGTGGAGCTGGCGGGAGTTGAACCCGCGTCCGAAATTCCTACATCCTCGGCACTACATGCTTAGTCAGTCTTTACATTCGCTTGCCAGCTGCGGACAGACACGCCACTAACAAACTAGCCTGATTAGATTTAACGCTTCAACCCCAGGCAGGGCATCCACGCGATCTCTTTTGGGTTTGACCTCTCTTTGATCCCCGTCTTAAGAGCGGAAGCTAGGGAGAGAGGGCTCAGAGCAGGTTATTAAGCTGCTAAAGCGTAGTTTTCGTCGTTTGCGACTATTTTTTGCGGCTTTTTACGAGGCCAACCGCCCCTCGGCATGCACCTTGGGTTTCGCAAATCCCGTCGAATCCAGAATCAGCCCCAATGTGTAGGTCAAGTATAACAGATTTGTGAATGTCGTTACCAGCCCCATCACGCAGGATTATTTCAGCAGGGTGGACGAAAAAGCAGCATCAACAAGGATATAGCGTAAGGGCCAGCGAGAGCTGGCCCTCGGGGAGGGGAAATTAACGTCCGGCGTGCTTCATAATACGCGCCTTATCCAGCGCCCATTCACGATCTTTCAGATCGGTACGCTTGTCGTGTTGTTTCTTACCTTTGGCGACGCCGATTTTCACTTTGCACCAGGCGTTCTTCCAGTACAGCGACAGGGCGACAACGGTATAACCTTCGCGGTTAATGCGGCCGTACAGCGTGTCGAGTTCGCGCTGGTTAAGCAGCAGCTTACGAGTGCGCGTCGGGTCGCACACATAGTGGGTGGAAGCCACGGCCATGGGCGTAAAGTTGGCGCCGAACAGGAAGGCTTCGCCATCCTTCAGGATGACATAGCTATCGCCGATGTTGGCTTTGCCTGCACGCAGGGATTTGACTTCCCAGCCCTGCAGGGCGAGACCAGCCTCGTATTCATCTTCGATAAAGTATTCGTGACGGGCGCGTTTATTCAGCGCAATGGTGGCTGATCCAGGTTTGTGGGCTTTTTTCTTAGTCATAATGTCCTGAAGTCATCGTCTTATACACAGTTACCTCGATCGCATCCTGCGAGGTGTACTGCGCATCTTAGCACGAGTTGCGGCACAGCGTTTTTTTTAGCAGCAGATAAATGATATTATTTGCACTGTGTTTAAATGTGGAACCTGCTATGCCTCAGATTAGCCGTACTGCGCTGGTGCCTTTCAGCGCGGAACAGATGTATCAACTGGTAAACGATGTGAAGTCCTATCCTGATTTTCTGCCAGGCTGCACCGGTAGCCGCGTGCTGGAATTCGGGCCGACGCAAATGACGGCGGCGGTTGATGTGTCCAAAGCCGGCATCAGTAAGACCTTCACGACCCGGAATACACTGACCAGCAACCAGAGCATTTTGATGAGCCTGGTGGATGGCCCGTTCAAGAAACTGATTGGCGGCTGGAAGTTTATTCCGCTGAGCCCCGAGGCGTGCAAAATCGAGTTCCATCTCGATTTTGAGTTTACCAATAAGCTGATTGAGATGGCCTTTGGCCGGGTCTTCAAAGAGCTGGCCGCCAACATGGTGCAGGCGTTCACTTCGCGCGCCAAAGAGGTCTACAGTGCCAGCTAATATTCGTGTTGAAGTCGCCTACGCGCTGCCTGAAAAGCAGTATTTGCAGCGAGTCACCCTGGATGAGGGAGCGACGGTCGAGCAGGCGATTATCGCCAGCGGGCTATTGGCCTTGCGTGATGATATCGATCTGGCGAAGAACAAGCTGGGTATCTACAGTCGTCCGGTTAAGCTGCATGACGAAGTTCACGACGGCGACCGGGTCGAAATCTATCGCCCGCTGATCGCAGACCCGAAAGAACTGCGTCGCCAGCGGGCAGAGAAAAGCGCTGCGAAGTAACCCACAGCAGCAGACCGGCTATCAGCCATAAAAAAAGCGCTCACTGAGCGCTTTTTGCTTTTCCGGGCCTTACTGACTGGTCAGCGCGGGCTTGTTATCAATGTTGGTCAACACGCCGCCGCTGTTGAAGGTCAGGGTCAGGGTCTGCTGAGTCACTTTCTCGTGGCCCGGCTCCTGACGGAATACATAGAACCAGGTGTTGGTGCCGAACGGATCCGACATCATTGGCGTTCCGAGAGCATAAGCAACCTGCTGTTGCGTCATACCGACACGAATTTTTGCTACATCGTTAGGGGCCAGATAGTTACCCTGGTTGATGTCAGGACGGTAAACCACTCGTTCCAGAGTGGAACAGCCTGCGGTCAACATAAGAAGAACCGCTGCGGCAGCAGTCAGCGTTTTACAGCGCATAGTGATTTGATTCCTTTTTGGGCCCGAGCAGTACGTGGCTCATCTGTAATATGCCGATAATAATAGACCTTCGCGCCGATGGAAACCTCCGGCTGCAGGTCAGCAGGCAATTTGCTGTTCACTATGACCCTGTGAAAATCAAAAAGTTTACGCCGCAAGCAACTCTTTCGCGTTCGCCAGGGTGTTGCGCGTGACCTCGCTGCCGCCCAGCAGGCGAGCCAGCTCCTGCAGACGAGCGCGCTTATCCAGCGGCTGCATATGGGTTTCGGTCATCTCGCCATCGGTCTCTTTGCAGACAAAGAAATGATGGTGGCCGCAGCCCGCAACCTGCGGCAGGTGGGTCACACACATCACCTGCGTGGACTCGCCCAGCTGACGCAGCAGCTTGCCGACCACGGCGGCGGTCGGGCCGCTGATGCCGACGTCTACTTCGTCGAAGATCAGCGCCGGGGTTTCCATTTTACGCGCGGTGATCACCTGAATCGCCAGCGCAATACGCGACAGTTCGCCGCCGGAGGCAACTTTCGCGATCGGCTGCAGCGGCTGACCGGGGTTAGTGGTGACGCGGAACTCAATATGATCGGCGCCGTCGGCGGTGAGATGGCGTTCATCGAAAGCGACCTCAATCGCGAAGATCCCGTGGGGCATCGAAAGTGAGTGCATACTCTCGGTGATAAGCTGGGTCAGCTCGTCGGCGCTGGCCTGGCGCAGGGCGTGCAGCTGACGTGCGGTCTCCAGCGCCAGCTGATGATGTTCGACTACCTGCTGGCTGAGGGATTCCAGCGAGCCGGCGCTATCGTCCAGCAGGCGCTGCTCTTCCAGCATCGCCTGATAAACCACCGGCAGCTCTTCCGGCATTACCTGGTGTTTACGCGCCAGCGCGATTTGCCGGGAAATCCGCTGCTCAAGTTCGAACAGACGGTTCGGATCGAGATCCAGACGGTCGTGATAGTGGCGCAGCTCGTCGCTGGCCTCGCTGAGCTGAATGGCCGCCTCTTCCAGCATATCCAGCACGCCGGAAAGCTTGCTGTCCATACCCACCAGCTCGCTGACCAGCTGCTTCGCGGTATAAAGCTGGCTCTGCAGATTGGCCTCTTCGCCGTCCGCCAGTACCGTCAGGGCGTGCTGGCAGGTGCTGAGCAGCTGGCCGCTGTTGGCCAGGCGCTTGTACTCTTCGTCAATCTGCTCGAATTCTCCCGGCAGCGGGTTAAATTCGTTCAGCTCTTTAAGCTGATACTGCAGCAGATCGGCGCGGGCGGCGCGCTCCTGGCTCTGCTGCTGGTGCAGGGCCAGCTCGCGGCAACTCTGGTGCCACTGGCGGTAATGCTCGGCCATGCGCTGAGTGAGCGCATACTCACCGGTATAGCCGTCGAGCAGCGTTTTCTGGTGTTCGGGTTTGGTCAACAGCTGGTGCGCATGCTGGCCGTGGATCTGGATCAGCAGCTGGCCCAGCTCGCGCAGCTGCGAGAGCGGGACGGCGGTGCCGTTGATAAAGCCGCGAGAGCGGCCGTCAGCGCTGATCACCCGACGAAGTAAACACTCACGTCCGCTCTCCAGCTGGTTCTCTTCCAGCCAGCGCTGGGCGGCCGGAGTATCTTTCAGCGCGAAGCGCGCGCACAGGTCGGCGCGGGTGGCGCCGCGACGCACCATGTCGGCTTCCGCTCTGCCGCCGAGGCACAGCCCCAGCGCGTCGATGGCAATGGATTTCCCGGCGCCGGTTTCCCCGGTGATGGCGGTCATGCCGCTGTGGAAATCAATTTCCAGTTCACGAACGATAGCAAAATTACTGATGGTGAGTTGCGCCAACATAGCTGCCTTCCTGTATGAAAAACCAATACTGTGTTTTCGTACAGTATAGACTGGTTTTTTATCCAGTAAAGAGGCAGCGATGTAAATCAGAACAATTTTTTCGACCAGCCGAGCTTGGTGCTTAATGTATTGAAATAGCTGTAATCTTTAGGGTGAATCAGATTGAGGTGATAATCACAGCGGCGAATGAGAACGTCTTCGCCATCCTGGATCGGCAGGGCAATCTGGCTGTCGCAGCTGATCTCCAGATCGCTGCAGCGATGAGAGAAGCGCAGGCGAATGGTGCTGTCGCCGTTGATCACCAGCGGTCGCGCTGAAAGGGTGTGCGGGAACATCGGCACCAGGGTGATAGCGTCCAGCGACGGGGTGAGGATCGGGCCGCCGGCCGACAGCGAATAGGCGGTGGAGCCGGTCGGGGTGGAGATTATCAGGCCATCAGAGCGCTGAGAGAACGCAAAGACTTCGTCGATATAGACTTCGAACTCAATCATATGCGCCACTTTGCCGGGGTGCAGCACCACTTCGTTGATGGCGGTGCTGATGCGTTTCTGGCAATCCTGCTGGCACACCTGGGCCTCCAGCAGAAAGCGTTTCTCGGCGATGTAGTGGCCTTCCAGCACGTCGGCGAGCTGCTGCAGGGCGTTGTCCGGGTCAAGGTCGGTGAGAAAGCCGAGGTTGCCGCGGTTAATGCCGATGACGTTAATGTCGTAACGGGCCAGGGTCCGCGCCGCGCCGAGCATATTGCCGTCGCCGCCCACCACCACCGCGAGGTCGGCCTGTTGGCCAATCTCCGCCAGCGTGCCGGTTTTCACGTTGCTGAGCTGAAGTTCATGGGCGATCTGCTGTTCAACCAGCACTTCATACCCTTTGCTGCACAGCCAGCGCCAGAGCATTTCATGTGTGGTCAGGGCGGTGGGGTGACGAGGATGTCCCACAATGCCGATACACTTGAAATGGTTCTTCATGATCTGGATGTCCTTGCGTTAAATGAAATAGTGACAATCTGTCCGCTTCCCTTGAAACCCGGAAACTGATCCCCATAATAAGCGAAGTTAGCGAGATGAATGCGAAAAAAACGCGGAGAAATTCATGAGTAGTAAAGAACAGAAAACGCCTGAGGGGCAAGCCCCGGAAGAAATTATCACGGAGCAGCACGACGACGTTGAGGCAGTAGAGCCTGAAGTTTCGGCTGAGCAGGTGGATCCGCGCGATGAAAAAATTGCGAATCTGGAAGCCCAGCTGGCTGAAGCGCAGAAACGTGAACGTGAAGTGATGCTGCGTGCCAAAGCCGACGAAGATAACCTGCGTCGCCGTACCGAGCAGGATATCGAGAAAGCGCACAAATTCGCGCTGGAAAAATTCGTCAATGAACTGCTGCCGGTGATCGACAGCCTGGACCGCGCGCTGGAAGTGGCCGACAAGGCTAATCCGGACCTGGCGCCGATGGTGGAAGGGATCGAACTGACCCTGAAATCCATGCTGGACGTGGTGCGTAAGTTCGGCGTGGAAGTGATCGCCGACACCAACGTTCCGCTGGATCCGAACGTCCACCAGGCCATTGCGATGGTCGAATCTGAAGACGTGGCGGCGGGCAACGTGCTGGCCGTGATGCAGAAAGGTTATACCCTGAACGGCCGTACTATTCGCGCCGCGATGGTGACGGTAGCGAAAGCGAAATAACGTCTGCTGCATTGCTCAACGGCTGCCCGCGGGCGGCCGTTTTTTTATGCCACCGCTCCCGGCGCGAGATAAAAAAACGGCGGGCCGCAGCCCACCGTGATGTTAATTCCTTCGCTCGCGCTACTCCGCGACGCTCTCGCGTAATGATTTCACCGGCATCACTTTCACCTGTTTGATCATGTTGTCCTGCACGTCGAGGATATCTATATCGTACTGCTCAATGCGCACGCGGGTGCCCGGGACCGGGATCTCTTCCAGCGCTTCGAGGATGATACCGTTGACGGTGCGCGCTTCATCTTCCGGCAGGTGCCAGTTAAACGCTTTGTTGATTTCGCGAACGTTGGCGCTGCCGTCGATAATCACCGTGCCGTCGTTAAGCGGGGTCACTTCCTCCGCCAGGGTGGGTGACATGGAAGTGGTGAAGTCGCCGACAATCTCTTCAAGAATATCTTCTACGGTGACCAGCCCCTGAATATCGCCGTATTCATCGACCACCAGACCGACTTTCTTTTTATTGCGCTGAAATTTCACCAGCTGGGTGCTGAGCGGCGTCCCTTCCGGAACAAAGTAGATCTCATCTGCCGCCCGCAGCATGATCTCTTTTGTGAACTCTTTCTTCTCCGTCATCAGACGGTAGGCTTCGCGAACGCGCAGCATGCTGATGGCATCGTCCAGTGAATCGCGGTAGAGCACGATGCGGCCATGCGGCGAGTGGGTCAGCTGGCGGACGATAGATTTCCAGTCATCATTGATGTCGATGCCGACAATCTCATTGCGCGGCACCATGATGTCGTTAACGCTGACTTTTTCCAGATCCAGGACCGACAGCAGCATATCCTGGTTGCGCCGGGAGATTTGTGAACGGGATTCATTCACAATCGTGCGCAGTTCATCTTTGCTCAAAGCACTGCTGATGACGGTATCGGTGCGGATGCCCATCATGCGCATCAGCATGCGGGTGATGGTATTCAGCAGCCACACCAGCGGCATCATCAGCACCTGCAGGGGCGCCAGCAGGAAGCTGCTGGGGTAGGCGACCTTTTCCGGATAGAGCGCGGCGATGGTCTTCGGCAGTACCTCGGCAAATACCAGTACCACAAAGGTGAGCACGCCAGTGGCGATCGCGACGCCGGCGTCGCCGTACAGGCGCATGCCGACGATGGTGCCCAGCGCCGAGGCGAGAATGTTGACGAGGTTATTGCCGATGAGCACGAGGCTAATCAGGCGGTCCGGCTTGCGCAGCAGCTTCTCCACGCGCTTGGCGGGGCGGTTGCCTTGTTTCGCCATATGACGCAGCCGATAGCGGTTCAGCGTCATCATGCCGGTTTCGGAGCCGGAGAAATAGGCAGAGATAATCACCATGACGATCAGCGTTATGATCAGCGTGGTGGTGGAGATATGTTCCACGTAGGATTCCTTAAAAGACTTAGCTCACGAACTGCTGCAGCACGCGGCTACCAAAATAGGCCAGCGTCAGCAGACCGGCGCCAGCGACGCTGAACCAGACCACGCGACGTCCGCGCCACCCTTCATGATAGTGGCCCCACAGCAGAACGATATAGACGAACCACGCAATAATCGACAGCACCGCTTTATCAATGTTTTCGCTGCTGAACAGATTGTGCATATAGAACAGGCCGCTGCACAGCGTCAGGGTCAGTAGCACCACGCCGACCTGAGTGATGTGGAACATTTTGCGCTCGATGCTCATCAGCGGCGGCATTTCGCTGCTGAAGGCCAGCTTTTTATTCTTTAACTGGTAGTCGATCCACGCCAGCTGCAGCGCATACAGCGCGGCGATGATCAGCGTGGCGTACGAGAAGAGCGACAGGCCGATATGCACCAGCATCCCCGGGGTGGTTTCCAGGTGGGTGATATATTCGTTAGGCACGAAAGTGGCGAAGGCCAGATTGATCAGCGCGAAGGCATAGACGATAGGCAACAGCAGCCAGCCGCGATTGCGCGAGGCCACGATAGTCATCACCGTACAGATCATCAGGCTGACCAGCGACCCGACGTTCAGTAAGCTGAGGTTTTGCCCGCTCTCGCCGCCGGGGAATATCCGTGCTTCCAGCGCAAAAGCATGGCAGATCAACGCGATAGTCGCAGATAAAATCGCCATTCGCCGCCAGCTGCTGTTTTTTTGCAGCAAGCCGGGGATAATCAGCGCGAGGCTGACGGAGTAGGCGACAAGGGCGAGTAGAGCAAAAACAGGCATAGGTGTCGGCTGTTGGCTAAATAAGAAAGAGAAGCAGTATAACGTCAGCAGGCCTCTGCTCCAACCGTTGCAGCACATTCAGATTGATGTCGTGTTATACTCCGCCACATTCGTTTTGTGTGTCGCTGCGGCGACCGACCGTTTCCACCTCAGGCGAGAGACAATGTTTGATAATTTAACCGATCGTTTGTCGCGTACGCTGCGCAACATTAGCGGCCGCGGACGCCTTACAGAAGACAATATTAAAGACACCCTGCGCGAAGTGCGCATGGCGCTGCTGGAAGCGGACGTTGCGCTTCCGGTGGTTCGTGATTTCATCAGCCGCGTGAAAGAGAGCGCGGTCGGCCATGAAGTCAATAAAAGCCTGACCCCGGGTCAGGAGTTCGTCAAAATCGTCCGCAACGAGCTGGTGGCGGCGATGGGCGAAGAGAACCAGACGCTCGACCTGGCCGCGCAGCCGCCGGCCGTGGTGCTGATGGCGGGTCTGCAGGGTGCCGGTAAAACGACCAGCGTCGGTAAGCTGGGGAAATTCCTGCGCGAGAAGCACAAGAAGAAAGTGCTGGTCGTTTCCGCGGACGTTTACCGCCCGGCGGCGATCAAACAGCTGGAAACCCTGGCCGAGCAGGTCGGCGTCGATTTCTTCCCGTCTGACGTCGGCCAGAAGCCGGTTGATATCGTCAACGCGGCGCTGAAAGAAGCGAAACTCAAATTCTACGACGTGCTGCTGGTGGATACCGCCGGTCGTCTGCACGTTGACGAAGCGATGATGGACGAAATCAAGCACGTCCACGCCGCCATTAACCCGGTTGAAACCCTGTTCGTCGTCGATGCGATGACCGGTCAGGATGCGGCGAATACCGCGAAGGCCTTTAACGAAGCGCTGCCGCTGACCGGCGTGGTGCTGACTAAAGTGGACGGCGACGCCCGCGGCGGCGCGGCGCTGTCGATTCGCCATATTACCGGCAAACCGATTAAATTCCTCGGCGTCGGCGAGAAAACCGAAGCGCTGGAGCCGTTCCATCCGGACCGCGTCGCTTCCCGCATCCTCGGCATGGGCGACGTGCTGTCGCTGATCGAAGATATCGAGAGCAAAGTTGACCGCGCGCAGGCCGAGAAGCTGGCCTCCAAACTGAAGAAAGGCGACGGTTTCGATCTGACGGACTTCCTTGAGCAGCTGCGTCAGATGAAAAACATGGGCGGCATGGCCAGCCTGATGGGCAAGCTGCCGGGTATGGGCCAGATCCCGGACAACGTGAAAGCGCAGATGGACGACAAAGTGCTGGTGCGTATGGAAGCCATCATCAACTCGATGACCCTGAAAGAGCGCGCCAAACCGGAAATCATCAAAGGTTCACGTAAGCGCCGTATCGCCGCCGGCTGCGGGATGCAGGTGCAGGATGTGAACCGTCTGCTCAAGCAGTTCGACGACATGCAGCGCATGATGAAGAAGATGAAGTCGAAAGGCGGCATGATGAAGATGATGCGCGGGATGAAAGGGATGATGCCGCCAGGCTTCCCGGGCCGCTAATACGCGTCATAATTCAAGCCGCAGATGCGTTGGCTGCGTTCGTTCACCCCGGTCACGTACTTGTGTACGCTCCCGGGGATTTACTCACTTGCCGCCTTCCTGCAACTCGAATTATTTAGCGTATATAGTTTTGAATTGATTTTTGCACAGAAATCAGTAAAATTTTCGGGCTTTTAATATGACACCGGGCTCCGTTCCTCGATGGGGCCCGGTTGTTTTATTCACACAAGAGGATGTTATGGTAACTATTCGTTTAGCACGTCACGGCGCTAAAAAGCGTCCGTTCTACCAGGTTGTTGTCACCGACAGCCGTAATGCACGCAACGGTCGCTTCATCGAGCGCGTTGGTTTCTTCAACCCGATCGCTAGCGGCGCGGAAGAAGAAACTCGCCTGGATCTGGATCGTATCGCTCACTGGGTTGGCCTGGGCGCTACTGTTTCCGATCGCGTTGCCGCGCTGATCAAAGCCGCTAACAAAGCAGCTTAATCTGTCACGGTGGTCATGATGAGCAAGCAACACACCGCACAAGCACCTGTTGATCCGATCGTATTGGGGAAAATGGGTTCTTCCTACGGTATCCGTGGTTGGCTCAGAGTGTTTTCCTCCACCGAAGACGCCGAAAGCATTTTTGACTATCAGCCCTGGTTAATCCAGAAGGCGGGTCAGTGGCAGGTTGTTGAGCTGGAAGGCTGGCGCCACCACAATCAGGACATCATCATCAAGCTGAAAGGCGTTGACGATCGTGATGCCGCGAATCTACTGACTAATTGCGAAATTATCGTGGATTCATCGCAGTTGCCGGAGCTGGAAGAGGGTGACTACTACTGGAAAGACCTGATGGGCTGCCAGGTAGTGACAACGGAAGGCTATAGCCTCGGTAAAGTCATTGATATGATGGAAACCGGGTCTAATGACGTACTCGTCATCAAGGCAAACCTGAAAGATGCATTTGGCATCAAGGAGCGGTTGGTTCCGTTCCTCGATGGGCAGGTTATCAAGAAAGTCGATCTCACTACGCGTACTATCGAAGTAGATTGGGATCCTGGTTTTTAAATTCTCCGGATAAACGGTAAAAGACGGCGCTATGTGGATTGGCATAATTAGCCTGTTTCCTGAAATGTTCCGCGCAATTACCGATTACGGGGTAACTGGCCGGGCAGTAAAAAATGGCCTGCTGAGCATCGAAAGCTGGAGTCCTCGCGACTTCGCTCATGACCGGCACCGTACCGTGGACGATCGTCCTTACGGCGGCGGACCGGGGATGCTAATGATGGTGCAACCTTTACGGGATGCTATTCATGCAGCAAAAGCCGCGGCAGGTGAAGGCGCGAAGGTGATTTATCTGTCACCTCAGGGACGCAAGCTTGATCAAGCGGGCGTCAGCGAACTGGCAACGAATCAGAAACTGATTCTGGTGTGCGGTCGCTACGAAGGGATAGACGAGCGCGTAATCCAAACCGAAATTGACGAAGAATGGTCAATCGGCGATTACGTTCTCAGCGGTGGTGAGTTACCGGCAATGACGCTGATTGACTCCGTTTCCCGGTTCATTCCGGGAGTACTGGGCCATGAAGCTTCGGCAACGGAAGATTCCTTTGCTGATGGGTTGCTGGATTGCCCGCACTATACCCGTCCTGAAGTGTTAGAAGAGATGGAAGTACCGCCAGTATTGCTGTCGGGAAACCATGCTGAGATACGTCGCTGGCGTCTGAAGCAGTCGCTGGGCCGCACCTGGCTTAGAAGACCTGAACTTCTGGAAAACCTGGCTCTGACTGAAGAGCAAGCAAAGTTGCTGGCGCAGTTCAAAAGCGAACACGCGCAACAGCAGCATAAACATGATGGGCAGGCGTGAGCCCCCAATATCAGTTTACCCAGGATAAGAGATTAAATTATGAGCAACATTATTAAGCAACTTGAACAAGAACAGATGAAGCAGGACGTACCTTCCTTCCGTCCGGGTGATACCGTGGAAGTGAAAGTATGGGTTGTTGAAGGTTCCAAAAAACGTCTGCAGGCATTCGAGGGCGTGGTTATCGCTATTCGTAACCGCGGTCTGCACTCTGCATTCACTGTTCGCAAAATTTCCAACGGCGAAGGCGTTGAGCGTGTCTTCCAGACTCACTCTCCGGTAGTTGACAGCATTGCTGTTAAACGTCGTGGTGCTGTACGTAAAGCTAAACTGTACTACCTGCGTGAGCGTACTGGTAAGTCTGCTCGTATCAAAGAGCGTCTTAACTAAGATTCGCTTTCGCGACATCCTGACAGAAGGGCTGGCCAGATGGCTGGCCCTTTTTTTATCTTTGTTGTAACCATCGTGATGTAAATCATTTACAATACGCCCTCTATTCGGAGGGGCGGTGGTCAGCAACAGTTTCCAGCAAACGACACCTAAACGGCGAGCCGCCTGGCTGGCACTGTTGGCGATCCTGTTGATCGTCGTGGCCCCCCTGATCTCCATCTCCCTGCAAAAAGACCCCATGAGCGCCATGCCCGGCATGCACCACGCCATGATGATGGACAGCTCGTCCGCGAGCATGGCGCAAATGCCCGACCACGAGATGGCGATGATGTATAGCACAGACGGCGCCATGCATACCGGACACGAACTGCCGCTGGACCATGCCGAAGCGTGTGGCTATTGCGTGCTGTTAGCCCATGTCCCGGGGCTGCTTTTCGCGCTGGCGCTGTTCGTCGCCATACTCCTGCGGCGCATTCGCCTGCCGGTTTCTCGCCCGGTATTAAAACACTGGCACTACTTCCCCTGGCTCTACCCTGAAACCCGCGCCCCGCCGCGGCTGTCTGCTTTTTCCCTTTAATAAAAATCAATCTGCGCACGGCGCAATAACCTCTTTTGCTTTAAAAAAGGAAGAGTATGACAACCTGCACCTCGCGCGCGGCATGGTTAAACCTGCTGCGTCGCCTCCATTTTTACATCGGACTGTTTATCGGGCCGTTTATCTTTGTCGCTGCCCTGACCGGCACGCTGTACG
This window encodes:
- a CDS encoding type II toxin-antitoxin system RatA family toxin, whose amino-acid sequence is MPQISRTALVPFSAEQMYQLVNDVKSYPDFLPGCTGSRVLEFGPTQMTAAVDVSKAGISKTFTTRNTLTSNQSILMSLVDGPFKKLIGGWKFIPLSPEACKIEFHLDFEFTNKLIEMAFGRVFKELAANMVQAFTSRAKEVYSAS
- the recN gene encoding DNA repair protein RecN — its product is MLAQLTISNFAIVRELEIDFHSGMTAITGETGAGKSIAIDALGLCLGGRAEADMVRRGATRADLCARFALKDTPAAQRWLEENQLESGRECLLRRVISADGRSRGFINGTAVPLSQLRELGQLLIQIHGQHAHQLLTKPEHQKTLLDGYTGEYALTQRMAEHYRQWHQSCRELALHQQQSQERAARADLLQYQLKELNEFNPLPGEFEQIDEEYKRLANSGQLLSTCQHALTVLADGEEANLQSQLYTAKQLVSELVGMDSKLSGVLDMLEEAAIQLSEASDELRHYHDRLDLDPNRLFELEQRISRQIALARKHQVMPEELPVVYQAMLEEQRLLDDSAGSLESLSQQVVEHHQLALETARQLHALRQASADELTQLITESMHSLSMPHGIFAIEVAFDERHLTADGADHIEFRVTTNPGQPLQPIAKVASGGELSRIALAIQVITARKMETPALIFDEVDVGISGPTAAVVGKLLRQLGESTQVMCVTHLPQVAGCGHHHFFVCKETDGEMTETHMQPLDKRARLQELARLLGGSEVTRNTLANAKELLAA
- the ffh gene encoding signal recognition particle protein, translated to MFDNLTDRLSRTLRNISGRGRLTEDNIKDTLREVRMALLEADVALPVVRDFISRVKESAVGHEVNKSLTPGQEFVKIVRNELVAAMGEENQTLDLAAQPPAVVLMAGLQGAGKTTSVGKLGKFLREKHKKKVLVVSADVYRPAAIKQLETLAEQVGVDFFPSDVGQKPVDIVNAALKEAKLKFYDVLLVDTAGRLHVDEAMMDEIKHVHAAINPVETLFVVDAMTGQDAANTAKAFNEALPLTGVVLTKVDGDARGGAALSIRHITGKPIKFLGVGEKTEALEPFHPDRVASRILGMGDVLSLIEDIESKVDRAQAEKLASKLKKGDGFDLTDFLEQLRQMKNMGGMASLMGKLPGMGQIPDNVKAQMDDKVLVRMEAIINSMTLKERAKPEIIKGSRKRRIAAGCGMQVQDVNRLLKQFDDMQRMMKKMKSKGGMMKMMRGMKGMMPPGFPGR
- a CDS encoding HlyC/CorC family transporter — its product is MEHISTTTLIITLIVMVIISAYFSGSETGMMTLNRYRLRHMAKQGNRPAKRVEKLLRKPDRLISLVLIGNNLVNILASALGTIVGMRLYGDAGVAIATGVLTFVVLVFAEVLPKTIAALYPEKVAYPSSFLLAPLQVLMMPLVWLLNTITRMLMRMMGIRTDTVISSALSKDELRTIVNESRSQISRRNQDMLLSVLDLEKVSVNDIMVPRNEIVGIDINDDWKSIVRQLTHSPHGRIVLYRDSLDDAISMLRVREAYRLMTEKKEFTKEIMLRAADEIYFVPEGTPLSTQLVKFQRNKKKVGLVVDEYGDIQGLVTVEDILEEIVGDFTTSMSPTLAEEVTPLNDGTVIIDGSANVREINKAFNWHLPEDEARTVNGIILEALEEIPVPGTRVRIEQYDIDILDVQDNMIKQVKVMPVKSLRESVAE
- the nadK gene encoding NAD(+) kinase, which produces MKNHFKCIGIVGHPRHPTALTTHEMLWRWLCSKGYEVLVEQQIAHELQLSNVKTGTLAEIGQQADLAVVVGGDGNMLGAARTLARYDINVIGINRGNLGFLTDLDPDNALQQLADVLEGHYIAEKRFLLEAQVCQQDCQKRISTAINEVVLHPGKVAHMIEFEVYIDEVFAFSQRSDGLIISTPTGSTAYSLSAGGPILTPSLDAITLVPMFPHTLSARPLVINGDSTIRLRFSHRCSDLEISCDSQIALPIQDGEDVLIRRCDYHLNLIHPKDYSYFNTLSTKLGWSKKLF
- the smpB gene encoding SsrA-binding protein SmpB; this translates as MTKKKAHKPGSATIALNKRARHEYFIEDEYEAGLALQGWEVKSLRAGKANIGDSYVILKDGEAFLFGANFTPMAVASTHYVCDPTRTRKLLLNQRELDTLYGRINREGYTVVALSLYWKNAWCKVKIGVAKGKKQHDKRTDLKDREWALDKARIMKHAGR
- a CDS encoding RnfH family protein; the encoded protein is MPANIRVEVAYALPEKQYLQRVTLDEGATVEQAIIASGLLALRDDIDLAKNKLGIYSRPVKLHDEVHDGDRVEIYRPLIADPKELRRQRAEKSAAK
- the bamE gene encoding outer membrane protein assembly factor BamE, producing MRCKTLTAAAAVLLMLTAGCSTLERVVYRPDINQGNYLAPNDVAKIRVGMTQQQVAYALGTPMMSDPFGTNTWFYVFRQEPGHEKVTQQTLTLTFNSGGVLTNIDNKPALTSQ
- a CDS encoding cytochrome C assembly family protein, producing the protein MPVFALLALVAYSVSLALIIPGLLQKNSSWRRMAILSATIALICHAFALEARIFPGGESGQNLSLLNVGSLVSLMICTVMTIVASRNRGWLLLPIVYAFALINLAFATFVPNEYITHLETTPGMLVHIGLSLFSYATLIIAALYALQLAWIDYQLKNKKLAFSSEMPPLMSIERKMFHITQVGVVLLTLTLCSGLFYMHNLFSSENIDKAVLSIIAWFVYIVLLWGHYHEGWRGRRVVWFSVAGAGLLTLAYFGSRVLQQFVS
- the grpE gene encoding nucleotide exchange factor GrpE, which translates into the protein MSSKEQKTPEGQAPEEIITEQHDDVEAVEPEVSAEQVDPRDEKIANLEAQLAEAQKREREVMLRAKADEDNLRRRTEQDIEKAHKFALEKFVNELLPVIDSLDRALEVADKANPDLAPMVEGIELTLKSMLDVVRKFGVEVIADTNVPLDPNVHQAIAMVESEDVAAGNVLAVMQKGYTLNGRTIRAAMVTVAKAK